From the genome of Verrucomicrobiota bacterium:
ATTTGGGGGTATGCCTTGGCTTGGTGCGCCAGCGGGACGAGGCGGCTGCCCGGCGGTTGTTCGAGCATTTGTACCCTCTCGTCATTCGAGTGGTGCGGTCGCATCGCTCGCCCCGGGTCGCGGAAGAAGACCTGGCCCAGGAAATTTTCCTGAAGGTGTTCACGCGGTTGGAGCAGTATCGCGGGGAAGTGCCGTTCGAGCATTGGGTGGCGCGGGTGGCGGTAAATACTTGCCTGAACATCCTGCGCGCGCAAAAAGCACGGCCTGAATTGCGTTGGGCTGATCTGAGTGAAGACCAAGCGGCGGTTCTGGAGGCGACCTTGGCCGATGAAAAGGCCGCGCCGAATCCCGAGGGCGCACGCGATGTGGTGGATAAAATATTGGAATGCCTGGTCCCGGCGGATCGGCTGGTCATCAGCCTGTTGGACCTGGAAGAGCGCAGTGTGGCGGAAGTCAGCCAGATCACGGGTTGGGGGCAGGCCATGGTGAAAGTACGGGCGTTCCGGGCCCGGCGCAAGCTGCGCAAACATCTGGAACGATTGCAAAAACACGAAATGATATGAAAAATGCGGACCAAGTGTGGCTGGAACTGGCGGCGGCATCTCGGGGCTCTAAACTACCGCCGATACCGTCGGTGCCGTATGGTTTCTCAGGCCGGGTGGTGGCACGCTGGCTGGCCAATCCGGCGGAGGATGCCGCCGAATTATGGATGCTGTTTGGCCGCCGCGGGGTTTTTGGCGCGGCCACGGTGATGCTGATGCTGGTGGCGCTGAACTATTACGGGCTCAGTGGGCTATGGGATACCCTCCTCGGAGTGGAGCCGTTTTTTGATGTCCTGCACGCCTTATGAACACCTCTGATAACCTTCCCGTTTCCCCTTTACCGCAAGTTCCAACGCCGGTGGCGCCTCCGCCTGCACCGTTTGCCCAACCGCGCAAGCGTTGGAAGATTATCGTGATCATGGTTGTCATATTCTTGTGTGGCTTGGTTTCCGGGGTGGTGATGACTGCCGGCTCGGTGGGCAAATTACTCATGCAAGCCATCAACTTTGAACATTGGCCCGAACGCACCGTGAAGGACTATCGCCGGGACCTGCATCTGACCCCGCCGCAGGTCGAAAAAATCCGTGGCATTTTGGAAAAACACCGCCCGGAAATGTTGCAGGCTCGCAATGAGGCCATCTTCAAATTTGCCGGCGTGATGAATCGCGTAAACGCCGATGTCAAAGCGGAACTCACCCCGGAACAAGCCGCGAAATTTGAGACGTTGAACCAAAAGCGCGGGGATAAATTCCGCAAGGATTTAAAACTGGATTCTGGGACCAAATAAGGTTTGAAGTCCCAGCTTTAGCCGGTCGGGATTAGCTCAGGAAGTGCCAGAGCTGCCCCAAGCTCGGTTTGGTTCAAGCTGAAAGTGGGGGTTCATGGAGGGGGTACGGAACCACAGACCCTGCCATCTCGTATTATTCGCAACGCACCAACACGCTTGATGTAACCCTGCGCGCCTTTGTGCGGCATGGAATTGCCCTTGCATCCCGCCCTACAAAATTTACATTCACCCCTGATTTGTCCTTGGTTATCGCGTAACGCATGGGGTTGTTTCCATGCCACGTCACCCCAAGGGTCAAGAGTTGGACTGCAAACATGCAAGGCGAATGAGCAATATGAAAAATTTGGAAATAAATCGGGTTATGATGGGTTTGTTGGTGGTTGCGGCAATGCTGTTTGGGCAGTCAGGCCGCGCTGCGGATCAATATGCGAAGATCACCCTTGAGCCGCAGGGCATCTGCATCAGCACGCCTGCGGAGGGCCAACTCGTGCTCGAATATCCATCGCTGCTGGATCCGGCTCAGAAAATGATCCGGCCCACCGGCGTGACGGTGAAAAAGAACCAGGCCACCATGCAATATCCGAACGGGGCGAAAATGACCGCCACGCTGGAAGCGGGCACGATTGTGGCACATTTCACCGCGCTGCCTGCCACCGCCAAGGGGTTGCGCATGGAGATGACCATTCCGGTGTCTTTCAAAGATGGTGGCCAATGGCAGGTGGGCAGCGCCGCCGCCAAGCCTTTCCCCGAACCGTTTGCCGGTGAGCAGTTCGTCTTCAAAGGCAATCCCGAGCCGACCAAAATCATCACGCCCAAAGGGGTGCCGTTTACGCTGGTCATGCCCCATGGCTGGCAGCAGGTGCAGGATAAC
Proteins encoded in this window:
- a CDS encoding RNA polymerase sigma factor, with the protein product MDERFDLGVCLGLVRQRDEAAARRLFEHLYPLVIRVVRSHRSPRVAEEDLAQEIFLKVFTRLEQYRGEVPFEHWVARVAVNTCLNILRAQKARPELRWADLSEDQAAVLEATLADEKAAPNPEGARDVVDKILECLVPADRLVISLLDLEERSVAEVSQITGWGQAMVKVRAFRARRKLRKHLERLQKHEMI